The following proteins are encoded in a genomic region of Thioflexithrix psekupsensis:
- a CDS encoding Rpn family recombination-promoting nuclease/putative transposase: MQNHRKAKYINPFTDFGFKKLFGEEANKHLLIDFLNQLLPAKHQIQDLFYKKGEQLGSGELDRKAIFDLYCENQDGHKFIVELQKAKQNFFKDRSVFYATFPIREQAERGEWDYQLQPVYCIALLDFVFDDHKNGEHYLQNIQLRNDVCEIFYDKLTFIFIEMPRFKKKLEELQTHFDKWLYFIKHLENFDDIPADLREEIFEQAFTVAEIARFNPQQLEDYENSLKYYRDLKNVIDTAVQEAVQEATLEAEQRGVEKGKEQEKLERLQLAIQQGFSVEQIAKLFGVNESEVNRLKNG; encoded by the coding sequence ATGCAAAACCACCGCAAAGCAAAATATATCAATCCATTCACCGATTTTGGGTTTAAGAAACTATTTGGTGAAGAGGCGAATAAACATTTATTAATTGATTTTCTGAATCAGCTTTTACCCGCGAAACATCAAATACAGGATTTGTTTTATAAAAAGGGTGAGCAATTGGGTTCTGGTGAATTAGACCGTAAAGCGATTTTTGATTTGTATTGTGAAAACCAAGACGGTCATAAATTCATTGTTGAGTTGCAAAAAGCCAAACAGAACTTTTTCAAAGATCGTAGCGTTTTCTACGCCACCTTTCCCATTAGAGAACAGGCCGAACGTGGCGAATGGGATTACCAATTACAGCCTGTATATTGCATTGCATTATTAGATTTCGTGTTTGATGATCATAAAAATGGAGAGCATTATTTGCAAAATATTCAGTTGCGTAATGACGTTTGTGAAATATTTTACGATAAATTGACTTTCATTTTCATTGAAATGCCCCGCTTTAAGAAAAAGCTTGAGGAACTACAAACGCATTTTGACAAATGGTTGTACTTTATCAAGCACTTAGAGAACTTTGATGATATTCCCGCTGATCTAAGAGAAGAGATATTTGAACAAGCCTTTACGGTTGCTGAAATTGCACGCTTTAATCCGCAACAACTTGAAGATTATGAAAACTCGCTTAAATATTATCGTGACTTAAAAAACGTCATTGATACCGCTGTTCAAGAAGCAGTACAAGAAGCCACATTAGAAGCAGAACAGCGTGGGGTTGAGAAAGGTAAAGAGCAAGAGAAATTAGAACGTCTTCAACTGGCTATTCAACAAGGTTTTTCTGTGGAGCAAATCGCCAAATTATTTGGTGTCAATGAAAGTGAGGTGAATCGCTTGAAAAATGGATAA
- a CDS encoding IS630 family transposase, translated as MNKRYEDLEELMSTGEAREVKRAMAVRMSLLGFVRAEAALACCVSVQFVDKWKAIYLASGVEGLKLAYKGSPGYLKPREREDVINWIQEKKTITIEELKRYLKEEYDVFYSSNTSYTKLLEEANLSYKKTHKENSAKDEVKVEAKKKEIKDLIDKEREQIESGEVMYWMQDESHQLWGDICGYVWSKKGERTSIKMSNYRTSQTWYGAVNIYTGEFILDRAKKADTKYTIDFINWLIYRYKEARHVIIWDGASYHRSEGLRTYLEKLNGGLPESEWKVRLLRFAPNAPEQNPVEDIWLQGKNWVRKNFHRLSSFKEVTSMFETFLSGKVFKFNKIKQYLIPNI; from the coding sequence ATGAACAAGAGATATGAAGATTTAGAAGAGTTAATGTCAACAGGTGAAGCGAGAGAAGTGAAGCGAGCGATGGCAGTAAGAATGTCTTTGCTTGGTTTTGTGCGTGCGGAAGCGGCTTTAGCGTGTTGTGTCAGTGTGCAATTTGTGGATAAATGGAAAGCCATTTATTTAGCGTCAGGGGTGGAAGGATTAAAGTTAGCGTATAAAGGCTCGCCAGGGTATTTAAAGCCGCGTGAACGAGAAGATGTGATTAATTGGATACAAGAAAAGAAGACAATAACAATAGAGGAACTAAAGAGATACTTAAAAGAGGAGTATGATGTTTTCTATTCTTCAAATACTTCTTATACTAAATTATTAGAAGAAGCGAATTTAAGTTATAAGAAGACACACAAAGAGAATTCGGCAAAAGATGAGGTAAAAGTAGAAGCTAAAAAAAAAGAGATTAAGGATTTAATAGATAAGGAGCGTGAACAGATAGAAAGTGGAGAGGTAATGTACTGGATGCAAGACGAAAGCCATCAGTTGTGGGGAGATATTTGTGGTTATGTTTGGTCGAAAAAAGGAGAAAGAACGTCAATAAAGATGAGTAATTATCGCACTTCTCAAACGTGGTATGGAGCGGTGAATATTTATACGGGAGAATTTATTTTAGATAGGGCAAAGAAAGCTGATACAAAATATACGATAGACTTTATTAACTGGCTCATTTACAGATATAAAGAAGCCCGTCATGTGATTATTTGGGATGGTGCAAGTTATCATCGTTCTGAAGGTTTAAGAACTTATTTAGAGAAATTAAATGGGGGACTTCCAGAATCAGAATGGAAAGTTCGTTTATTAAGATTTGCGCCCAATGCCCCAGAGCAAAATCCAGTCGAGGATATTTGGCTTCAAGGTAAGAATTGGGTCAGAAAGAATTTTCATCGTCTATCAAGCTTTAAAGAAGTCACTAGTATGTTTGAGACCTTTTTGTCAGGTAAAGTGTTTAAGTTTAATAAAATTAAACAGTATCTTATACCTAATATCTAG
- a CDS encoding Rpn family recombination-promoting nuclease/putative transposase, with amino-acid sequence MQNHRKAKYINPFTDFGFKKLFGEEANKHLLIDFLNQLLPAKHQIQDLFYKKGEQLGSGELDRKAIFDLYCESQDGHKFIVELQKAKQNFFKDRSVFYATFPIREQAERGEWDYQLQPVYCIALLDFVFDDHKNGEHYLQNIQLRNDVCEIFYDKLTFIFIEMPRFKKKLEELQTHFDKWLYFIKHLENLDDIPTDLREEIFEQAFTVAEIARFNPQQLEDYENSLKYYRDLKNVIDTAVQEATLEAEQRGVEKGIEIGVEKGIEIGEEQEKLKRLQLAIQQGFSVEQIAKLFGVDESEVNRLKSG; translated from the coding sequence ATGCAAAACCACCGCAAAGCAAAATATATCAATCCATTCACCGATTTTGGGTTTAAGAAACTATTTGGTGAAGAGGCGAATAAACATTTATTAATTGATTTTCTGAATCAGCTTTTACCCGCGAAACATCAAATACAGGATTTGTTTTATAAAAAGGGTGAGCAATTGGGGTCTGGTGAATTAGACCGTAAAGCGATTTTTGATTTGTATTGTGAGAGCCAAGACGGTCATAAATTCATTGTTGAGTTGCAAAAAGCCAAACAGAACTTTTTCAAAGATCGTAGCGTTTTCTACGCCACCTTTCCCATTAGAGAACAGGCCGAACGTGGCGAATGGGATTACCAATTACAGCCTGTATATTGCATTGCATTATTAGATTTCGTGTTTGATGATCATAAAAATGGAGAGCATTATTTGCAAAATATTCAGTTGCGTAATGACGTTTGTGAAATATTTTACGATAAATTGACTTTCATTTTCATTGAAATGCCCCGCTTTAAGAAAAAGCTTGAGGAACTACAAACGCATTTTGACAAATGGTTGTACTTTATCAAGCACTTAGAAAACCTTGATGATATTCCCACTGATTTAAGAGAAGAGATATTTGAACAAGCCTTTACGGTTGCTGAAATCGCACGCTTTAATCCGCAACAACTTGAAGATTATGAAAACTCGCTTAAATACTATCGTGACTTAAAAAACGTCATTGATACCGCTGTTCAAGAAGCCACGCTAGAAGCAGAACAGCGTGGGGTTGAAAAAGGTATTGAAATTGGGGTTGAGAAAGGCATTGAAATAGGTGAAGAACAAGAGAAACTAAAACGTCTTCAATTAGCTATTCAGCAAGGTTTTTCTGTGGAGCAAATCGCCAAATTATTTGGTGTCGATGAAAGTGAGGTGAATCGCTTGAAAAGTGGATAA
- the adk gene encoding adenylate kinase, translating into MRLILLGGPGAGKGTQANYIKERYQIPQISTGDMLRAAVKAGTELGLAAKKIMDEGGLVSDDIIIGLVKDRIQQADCVNGFLLDGFPRTLRQADAMKEANVHIDCVVEIAVDDEEIVKRMSGRRTHLASGRTYHVIYNPPKQDGIDDVTGESLVQRDDDQEATVRKRLQVYHDQTEPLIGYYSQWAEKGGENAPRYVRVYGIGAVEEIRDQIFQALEKQ; encoded by the coding sequence ATGCGATTAATCTTACTGGGCGGCCCTGGCGCGGGCAAAGGCACACAAGCGAATTACATCAAAGAACGCTACCAAATTCCCCAAATTTCCACCGGTGACATGTTGCGCGCCGCGGTCAAAGCAGGCACAGAATTAGGACTGGCGGCGAAGAAAATTATGGACGAAGGCGGCTTAGTCTCTGACGACATCATCATTGGCTTGGTCAAAGATCGGATTCAACAAGCCGATTGTGTCAATGGCTTTTTACTCGACGGCTTTCCGCGTACGCTACGCCAAGCCGATGCCATGAAAGAAGCCAACGTTCACATTGATTGTGTGGTAGAAATCGCCGTGGATGATGAAGAAATCGTCAAACGCATGAGCGGCCGCCGCACCCATTTGGCCTCAGGACGCACTTATCACGTGATCTACAATCCCCCCAAACAAGACGGCATCGACGATGTGACGGGTGAATCCCTTGTACAACGCGATGATGATCAAGAAGCCACGGTCAGAAAACGTTTACAGGTTTATCACGATCAAACAGAGCCGCTTATTGGCTATTATTCCCAATGGGCAGAAAAAGGCGGCGAAAATGCACCGCGTTATGTGCGGGTGTATGGTATTGGTGCGGTCGAAGAAATTCGAGACCAAATTTTTCAGGCTTTAGAAAAACAATAA
- the pdxH gene encoding pyridoxamine 5'-phosphate oxidase, with amino-acid sequence MSNPQQLQALRREYTQARLNVAETHADPFKQFSKWFEEAMNADLLDINAMTLATASRDGYPSARIVLLKEFDEKGFVFFTNYHSQKGHMLAENPRASLLFYWAELERQVRIEGRVEKISPEDSDAYFHSRPLGSQLGAWASDQSQVIDSKEVVEKKLQALTEHYQDKIVPRPEHWGGYCLSPSRLEFWQGRPNRLHDRVLYTRQTENEEWQRVLLAP; translated from the coding sequence ATGAGCAATCCACAGCAATTACAAGCCTTACGCCGCGAATATACCCAAGCACGTTTAAATGTCGCAGAAACCCATGCCGATCCCTTTAAGCAATTCAGTAAATGGTTTGAAGAAGCCATGAATGCCGATTTACTGGATATTAATGCCATGACATTAGCCACAGCGAGTCGTGACGGTTATCCGAGTGCGCGAATTGTGTTGTTAAAAGAATTTGATGAAAAAGGCTTTGTTTTTTTCACGAATTATCACAGCCAAAAAGGACACATGTTGGCCGAAAATCCGCGCGCCAGTTTATTGTTTTATTGGGCGGAATTAGAGCGGCAAGTGCGCATTGAAGGGCGAGTAGAGAAAATTTCGCCAGAAGATTCGGATGCTTATTTTCACAGCCGTCCGTTGGGGAGTCAGTTGGGAGCTTGGGCATCGGATCAAAGTCAGGTGATTGATAGTAAAGAAGTCGTAGAGAAAAAATTGCAAGCTCTCACAGAACACTATCAAGATAAAATCGTTCCCAGACCCGAACATTGGGGCGGATATTGTTTGTCCCCGTCGCGTTTGGAATTTTGGCAAGGGCGGCCAAATCGTTTACATGATCGGGTGCTGTATACCCGTCAAACCGAAAACGAAGAATGGCAGCGGGTTTTGCTTGCGCCGTGA